The sequence below is a genomic window from Polyangiaceae bacterium.
GTGCCGGCATCACGCTGCTCACTTCGGCCGTCGCCAGCGCGAGCGAAGGACAATGGCACCTGGGCGGCGGCCTCGGCGCGGCCACCTTCGCGAAGGTCGACTCCGGCTACGCGCCCAACCTCAACCTGCAGGCGGCTTACGAGCTCGACGACATGTTCGACGTGTCGCTGGAGCTGTCCGCCGCGCAGTTCTCCTTCGTGGAAGGCACCACCACGCGCTTCTACGGCGCCATGGCCGGCGTGCTCTACAAGGTGGACGTCATCGAGTGGGTGCCCTACTTCGGCTTGTACGGCGGCTACTTCTCCTTCGACGGCCCCATCTGGCCCGCGCCGTTGAACAAGCAGGAGCTCGGCATCGCCGTCCCGCTCGGCTTGGACTACTCCTTTTCCCGTAGCTTCGCCGCGGGCGCGCAG
It includes:
- a CDS encoding outer membrane beta-barrel protein gives rise to the protein MRRLVVLGCAGITLLTSAVASASEGQWHLGGGLGAATFAKVDSGYAPNLNLQAAYELDDMFDVSLELSAAQFSFVEGTTTRFYGAMAGVLYKVDVIEWVPYFGLYGGYFSFDGPIWPAPLNKQELGIAVPLGLDYSFSRSFAAGAQIRYHGFMSDPMSSLSDAPYFVAQLRAEYRWGF